The segment CGCTGGGCGGCCCGTTCGGCTCGGGCCTCGGCCAGGCCGGGCGGTGTCGTCGGGCCGTCGACGTCGGCCTCGTCAAGACCCCAGGCCTCGGCCTCCACGCGGGTGGCCTCGGTGTGCACGACCTCCACGTCGGCGAAGGTCTCCAGCACCTCCTGCTCGGACCGGGCGTGCACCCACCACCAGGTGCCGCCCATGCCGTAGTCCTGCAGGACCAGAAAACGTGTCTTCGATGCAGCGTCAGAACGAGCCATCCGCATACCCTAAGGCGTGGCCAAGGATTGATCTTGTGGCGGGTCGAGGTGAATTGACGGACGCGGCGTGGGCGCGGATAGCGCCCCCTGTTGCCACAGTCGGACGGGCCGCTCGCAGACGCGTCAGCCCGCCTCGGCCGATCCCGAAGCGGGCTGACCACAAAGGCGACCTCGCCGGGATCGCACTGAGCTGACCGAAACGCAGCCCGCTCCGAATCCGAGCCCACTGGGCGTCTGTCACCACGAAGGCATCTTCGCACCCCTGCGTGCCTCCGGAGCAACTGCACTCCGGCGGCGGGGTCCCACGGCGCTGCCGGCACTTCGCGTCAACGTTCCCCGACAGGCAGACGCCGGCTGCTGCTGAGACTCGGCGAGTAGCTGGTCGCGGACCGCGTCGGGAATGCCCGGAGGCAGCAGGATCTCCTTGACGGCGACGTCTCGGTCGAGAAGATCGTCCTGGCCGCGCCATACCAGCCACACGCGCCACATGCCCCCCTGCCCGATGCGCTCGAACAGCCGGTAGCGGCATCACCCTGACGAGGGTCCGTACGAATGGGCCGGGCAGGTTCCGTGAGGCGGACAGGGGTGCACGTCTCGCCGGGTGCCGACCGGCGGCCCCTCCTCGTCCGCCACGTACGGCGCGGGATGGCTCAGGCGGGGCCGGGAGTGCGGGACAGCGCCGTGTGCAGAGCGAAGGCACCGAGCAGGCCGCCCGCCGTGAAGCGCTGGGCGGTCATGGCGCGGGGCCGGGCGGCCAGAAACCCTGACACGCGTGCTGCGGCCAGCATGATCAGGGCGTTCACGGATATCCCCACGACGATCTGGACACCCCCGAGCTGAAGCAGCTGCCCCCCGGCCGGACCCGCCTGCGGGTCCAGGAACTGGGGCAGCAGGGCGGCGTACATGAGAGCGATCTTGGGGTTGAGCAGGTTGGTCAGCAGCCCCGTCGCGAAGAGACGGGCGTCGGAGAGCGGCGGGAGGTCGTGGGCGGGGGCGAAGGGGGAGCGGCCGCCGGGCTTGAGCATGCCCCAGGCCAGGTAGGCCAGATAGGCGGCCCCGGCCAGCTTGACCACCGTGAAGGCCACCGGCACGGCGGCGAACAGCGCGGACAGGCCCGCGGCCGCGGCCAGCAGGTAGCACAAGAATCCCACGGCGGTCCCACCCAGGCTGACCAGACCCGCCCTGCGGCCTTGAGTGATCGCACGCGAGGCGAGGTGAATCATGTTCGGTCCCGGAGTCAGTGCCATGCCCAGTTCCACCAGGGCCACTCCTCCGACTGCGGTCAGAGCGATCACCGGTCATCCTCCAGGTCGTTCGCCGGTACCCCGCATCGAACGGGGCCACGGGGCTACGGCAACGGCGGGTACGACGCCGCGCCCCACCCGGCTCGCCCGCCGCAGCCTACGACCCCGCCGACCGGCATCTCCACGCGCCCCCCGCCCCGGCCGGAGGACGGAGCCCGTCTCCCTCGTCGGCGCTCAGGGAGGCCATCGGGTGTGGAGAACCGTGCCGATGGCGGTCCGGGTGGCCGACCGGGCGGGCACGAGAACGCCGAGGGCGGCCACGCATGTACTCCGGGAAGCCGACGACCCCGACGTGGTTCACGACGAGGCGCTGGGCCGCGATCCCGAGCGGGGTGCCGATCAGCACACCGACGGCGCCGATTCCGGCGCCCCGGGCCGCCGTCAGGCCCGGTCTGTCCCAGGGCCACCCGGCTGGTGAACGGATCCAGAACCCCCTGCCCGCGGCCGGTGCGATGGGTTCCAGGTCGGTCACGCCGGGGCTGCGAAGGGGGGCTATCGGCCGGTGTGGTCGATGACGTTGCCGTTGGAGCAGTTGTTGGCGTGGTTGCCGACCCAATCGCCCAGCGTGGGTACGACGGCCACTTCCTGGAGGCATACGGCGGCGGCCGTGAAGTTCCAGTTGTTCGCGGCATTGATGCCGCCACCGAAGTTGGAGTCGTTGTCGGCGTGGGCGGGCGCCGCCATGGCGGCCGCGGCGAGCGCGAGGGCCGTGACGGTGATGATCTTCTTCATGCCGGGTGCAACGAGGAAGTCGGCACCAGGACACCCGTACTACGACGGAAGGGTGGCTCGTCCGGGCCCATGAGCACCCACCGGGGTGGGCGGCCCAGGTCGGCGGGGCAGGTGATGACGCGCAGGTCCCGGGTCCCGGCCGAAGCGGAGCAGCCGCAGCTTGCACAGCCGCCCGCGTGTCGTCCCAGGCGTCGATGCGAGCGATCAGAGAGGCGGGCAGCGTGTCGTCCTCCGCCCAGGGGCAGGTGTCCGTCTCTTCGGGAATCAGGCCACACGGCTAGGGGAGTTCGGAGTTCGCCTTCCCCTCGCACCATCCGTACGTCGGGCGGAGTGGACAGGAAGCGCTCTGCGCGCTCGATGCCGACGGCCGCCGCCACCGCAGGTGGTACCGGCGCCCCAGAGGGTTCCGCCGCCGGGCCACGGCCCGGCGAGAGGCCGTCCACCCGCAGCCCGGGCGCTGCAGATCTCGTCCGGTACCTGCCTCTCGGCCCTCTCCGCTCAGCCGGACGGCGTGACGAGCCCCGTCTCATAGGCGGTGATCACGAGCTGAACCCGGTCCCGGGCACCCAGTTTGGTGAGCAGGCGGGACACGTGGGACTTGGCGGTGGCCACCGTGATGAAGAGGTCCTCCGCGATCTCGGTGTTCGACCGGCCGCGCCCGACCAGGGTCAGCACTTCCCGTTCCCGCTCGGTAATGCCCTCGATCCGCCGTGGGGATCGGGCCGGGGCGGCTGCGGGGCGCCCGGCGAACTCCGCGATCAGACGGCGCGTGACCCCCGGGGCGATCAGCGCGTCGCCGGCGGCGACCACGCGGATCGCCGCGAGGATGTCGTCGAGCGCCATGTCCTTGACCATGAAGCCGCTCGCTCCGGCCCGGAGCGCGCCGTAGACGTGGTCGTCCTCGTCGAAGGTGGTCAGGACGAGCACGCGGGCGGTCGCCGGACCCGCGGTGATCAGCCGGGTGGCTTCGATCCCGTCCATGCCGGGCATCCGGATGTCCATCACCACGACGTCGGGGCACAGGTCCCCGACCAGCTGGACCGCTTCGGCGCCCGTGGCGGCCTCACCGACGACCTCCAGGTCGGGGTGGTCGGCCATGATCACGCGCAGGCCGGACCGCACCAGCGGCTGGTCGTCGGCCAGCAGGACACGGAGGGGAGCGGTCATCCTCGGGCCTCCACCGGAGCTGCGGCGGTGCCGGGCAGCGGCAGCCGCGCCGCCACCCGGAAGCCGCCCTCGGGACGGGGCCCGGCGCTGAGGCGTCCGTTCAGCAGGGCGACCCGCTCGCGCATGCCCACGATGCCGAACCCGTGGGCCGGGCCGTCCTCGCCGGCGACGCCCCGCCCGTCATCGACGATTTCCACGGATAGTTCCCCGTCCCCGTAATCGATGTGCACCCTGCAGTGACCGGTGCCCGCGTGGCGGACCACATTGGTCACCGCCTCCTGGACGATACGGTAGGCCGACAGTTCGATATCGGCCGGCAGCGGGCGCTGTTGCCCGTCGCGGCGCAGGTCCACGCGTACGCCGGCGTCCGCGGTCGCCGCCGCCAGCCGTTCGAGGTCCACCAGACCGGGCGACGGCGTGAGCGGTACCCGCCCCGAAGACTCCGGGTCCGGGTCGGCCTGGCGGAGCGCGACCAGCGTGCGTCGAAGGCCCGACAGGGTCTCCCGGCTGGTGGTTTCGATGGCGCGCAGAGCCTCGCGGGCCTCTTCGGGCTGCGTTCGGATGACCCGGCTCCCGACCCCGGCCTGGATGGCGATGATGCCGATGCTGTGCGCGACCATATCGTGCAACTCCCTCGCGATCCTCAGTCGTTCGGCGACCACGGCTTCCGTCACCTCCTGCGCGCGCAGCTCCACCGCGTGCTCGCGCCGCTCCCGGCTCAGGAGACCGGCCGTGCAGGCCGCCGCCATCGCCAGGACGGCGAGCACGAGGTAGACGGTCATGGTGTCGCCGTGCGCGAAGCCGCCGACGAGCAGCATTTGGACGACGAGGGTCGCGCCCACGGCGACGGCCGAAACCCGCCGTGCACGAGTCGCGACGATGAAGCCGAGGACGAGGTCCACCGCCAGATACGGCAGGAACTGGCCCTGGGACGAAGCCGACAGATCCACCTGGGCGGAGCGCGGGGGACACGCGAGCACCGCGGTGGAACCGAGGAGCGTCAGGGCCAGCGCCACGACCGGACTCCGTCGCAGGACGCCCACGAGCAGGCCCGCCGCGAGCAGCGCCCCGATGCCGTGGACCGTGCCAGAGGCCCGCGGCCCGCCCCCTATGAGCAGACCCACCGCGACCGCATAGAGGACGCCCCCCGCCCAGGCCACGGCCTTCGTTCGCATCATCGGCCGTGTGCCGTCTCGAGCCGGCGTGCCCGCGTCAGGGGAAGGGCGTGCCGTGCGACGTACGCGGGCAACGGAATGGTCGTCATGTCGTTCATTCCGCGAGGCTATCCAGCCGCCTGCCCCGCGTCGTCGTCCCCCGGGCGTACGCCCACGGGCCAACCCGGCCGCACGGTTGCCGCCCACGGCCCCATGACCGGACGCGCCCCTCCAGGCAGCGTTGTCCCCGTGATCGAAGTACATGAACTCACCAAGCGCTACGGCGGCAAGACCGCCGTCGACCAGTTGTCCTTCACCGTGCGGCCGGGCCGGGTCACCGGCTTCCTCGGCCCCAACGGAGCCGGCAAGTCCACCACCCTGCGGATGATCCTCGGCCTGGAGTCGCCCACCGGCGGCGCCGCCACCGTCAGCGGAGTCCCCTTCAACAGCCACCGTCGCGGCCTGCGGCACGTCGGAGCCCTCCTCGACGCAGGCCAGGTCCACGGCGGCCGCACCGCCACCGCGCACCTGTCCGCGCTGGCCCGCAGCAACGGGATCTCCCCGCGCCGGGTGGACGTGCTTCTGCACGACGTGGGCCTGGCCGAGGCGGCGAACCGCCGCATCGGCGGGTTCTCGCTGGGCATGAAGCAACGGCTCGGGGTCGCCACCGCCCTGCTCGGCGACCCGCCGGTGCTGATGTTCGACGAACCGGTCAACGGCATGGACCCCGAAGGCGTGCTCTGGATGCGCCGCCTCTTCCAGCGCCTCGCGGCCGAGGGACGCACGGTCTTCCTCTCCAGCCACCTCATGTCGGAGATGGAGAACACCGCCGACCACCTCGTCGTCATCGGCCGGGGCCGGCTGATCGCGGCCGAGTCGGTACGGGACTTCGCGGCCCGCAGCACCGGCGTCGGCGTGGTGGTGGGCACGCGGCAGGCAGCCGAGCTGACGGCGGTGCTGACCACCGCCGGCGCATCGGTCGAGCCGGAGGGATCGGCGGGCGCCGAAAGGCTCACCGTGACCGGACTGCCGGCGGACCGGATCGCCGCGCTCGCCTTCACGAACGGAATCCTGCTGAACGAGCTGACCACCCGAACCGCCTCGCTGGAGGAGGCCTTCATGGAACTCACCGCCGACAGCGTCGAATACCAGGCAGGACAGCCCCGATGACCACACCCCTAGCCCCCCTCACCCCCCTCGCGACCTCTCCGGCCACGTCCCCCGACGAGCCGCCCGCCCGCTTCCTCGACCTCATCGCCTCCGAGTGGATCAAGACACGGTCCCTGCGCTCCACTCCGTGGGCCCTCGCGCTCATCACCCTGTTCGTCATCGGGTCCGCCGCCGTGGCCACCCTGGCGGACAAGGCCGCGGGCTCCGAACCCGCTGATTTCCTGGCCTACGACGCCTACCCGGCGACCGGTTACATGACGCTGACGCTCGTCGCCGGCAGCATGGGTGCCCTCACCGTCGTGAACGAGTACGGCAGCGGCCTGATCCGCACCACCACCGTGGCCGTCCCCGACCGTGGAGCGGTGGTACTGGCCAAGGCGGTCGTCACCGCCGCGCTGTGGACCACGGTGGGCACGGCCGCCTCCCTCGGATCCTTCCTGGTCTCCCAGGCCGTCCTTCAGCGGCACGATGCCGGAGTCGCCCTCACCCACCCCGATGTGCTCCGGCCGCTGCTGGCCTCCGCGCTGCTGGCTCCGGTGTGCGCCCTGGTCGGCCTGGGCTTCGGCGTCCTGCTCCGGCACACCGCCGGGACCGTGCTCACCAGCGTCTTCACCCTGCTGATGCTGCCCACCATGTTCTCGGAGAGCAACCGCTGGTCGGCGGACGTCAGGCACGCGATGGTCTCGGCCGCCTGGACGCGTCTGGTGCGGATCGGGGAACCGGGTCCGGGATCCCTGGGCTACACCGCCACGCTCCCGGGCTCCTGGATCGTGTACGCCCTCTGGCCTCTGGCCACGCTCGCCCTCGCGGTGGCCGCCGTACGACACCGCGACGTCTGAACGTGCCCCCGAGCCCGCCGTAGCCGTACGAGTCCCGACTCCTCACGCCAACTGGGGGAGCCGCCCCACGGACGGGATGCACACACGCAGGTCAGCAGGGCCCTGCCCGGCTCTACGACCGCATGGCGCGCGAGCCGGAGCTCAGGGTGGTGCCGGCCGGGGAGCGGGGGAGCGCGATGACCTGGCCGTGTCCGGCCACGCCTTCTGGCGTGAGTGCCCGCGGACCCCGCAGGCACGGGCGGCCCTGCGGCGGGCCGCAGCCGCCGCCGCGCCGGGCGCAGAAAAGGGTATCCGGGTGCGCTACACCGGCGGCCGGTTCGTCATCAACGACCCAAACAGCACCTGAGAGCCGGCCCCCTCCGGGCTGCGGGGCGCGGGGAGTCACTGGGGCCGCTGAATGCCCGTCAGGCCGAAAGGCTCCAACGCTCCTGAACCGGCCGGAACGGATCACGAGCGTTTCGGTCATTGGGGGGAGATGCTCTTGTCGACCACGGCCCTGGAAGCGTCGAAGCGCAGGCAATCGATGCCGCTGAACGCGGGCAGTGACCGGCGGAGCCACTCGGTGGGGCACGGTGAAGCAGGGATGATGCCTCCGCGGCGACCCACCTTGAGCTCTTCGCGGACTACTTCCAGATCCACGCCCCGGATGAGGGAGCCGAAGGAGATTTCAGCGGCGTGCGGACCGAACAGGCCGTCGTGGACGGGCTGGGCGTCATTGAAGATGCCCTGGCCATCGACACCGCCGTCAACGACACCGTGGCGGTCAGTGTCCATGTCCTCGCAGATCAGCCACACGATGACAGCGACGACTTCGACCACGTCGTCGAGGCGAGCCTCCACGCGCTCTCGGGACGGTTCATCGTGATGGGCTGCACCGACTACCTCGACGACCCAGCACGATTCGAAGTGCCCGCAGGCTGGACCCGAACCCGGGTCTCTCGGCGGAACCTCGCCTCTGCCGTCCGCCGGCTCGAGTCAGACGAGGAGCCAGAGGCGACCGAGGAAGTCCGGTCGCACACCAAGTGCACCTAGAAGACTGATGAAGATCTTGTTGAGGGGCCGTCCGGCCGTAGGCCGGGCGGCCCCTCTGGTTATGTGATGGCCGGTGCGAGGTGCCAGGTGCCGCCTGTGTGAGTGAGTCCGAGGTTGATCAGGCGGCGGAGGTTGAGGGCGGCTGCTCGGGTGTGGAGCCAGGCGTTGTTGCTGATGGTGCCCCGGTAGCGGAGTCGGCGGTTGCCGTGGTGGACGAGCCAGGCGACGGCACGTTCGACTGGTGGCCGCCAGCGGCGGTAGTCGGCCTGCCAGGCGGGGTCGGTGGCGGCCTGGCGGCGGGCCGCGGCTTGGAGATCGTGGTGGGGGCGGATGGTCAGGACGCGTCCGGCTTTGGCCTTGGTGCACTGCTCACGCAGCGGGCATCGGGTGCACACGTTCCCGAAGACGGCCCTGCGCTGGTGGTGGCGGCCGCCGGGCTCGGACAGGCCGACGGTGTGGCCTTGGGGGCAGGTCACGGTGGCGGCGGAGGTGTCGATGGCGAAGTCGTCGAGGGTGAAGC is part of the Streptomyces katrae genome and harbors:
- a CDS encoding LysE family translocator — its product is MIALTAVGGVALVELGMALTPGPNMIHLASRAITQGRRAGLVSLGGTAVGFLCYLLAAAAGLSALFAAVPVAFTVVKLAGAAYLAYLAWGMLKPGGRSPFAPAHDLPPLSDARLFATGLLTNLLNPKIALMYAALLPQFLDPQAGPAGGQLLQLGGVQIVVGISVNALIMLAAARVSGFLAARPRAMTAQRFTAGGLLGAFALHTALSRTPGPA
- a CDS encoding sensor histidine kinase; amino-acid sequence: MRTKAVAWAGGVLYAVAVGLLIGGGPRASGTVHGIGALLAAGLLVGVLRRSPVVALALTLLGSTAVLACPPRSAQVDLSASSQGQFLPYLAVDLVLGFIVATRARRVSAVAVGATLVVQMLLVGGFAHGDTMTVYLVLAVLAMAAACTAGLLSRERREHAVELRAQEVTEAVVAERLRIARELHDMVAHSIGIIAIQAGVGSRVIRTQPEEAREALRAIETTSRETLSGLRRTLVALRQADPDPESSGRVPLTPSPGLVDLERLAAATADAGVRVDLRRDGQQRPLPADIELSAYRIVQEAVTNVVRHAGTGHCRVHIDYGDGELSVEIVDDGRGVAGEDGPAHGFGIVGMRERVALLNGRLSAGPRPEGGFRVAARLPLPGTAAAPVEARG
- a CDS encoding ABC transporter ATP-binding protein, which gives rise to MIEVHELTKRYGGKTAVDQLSFTVRPGRVTGFLGPNGAGKSTTLRMILGLESPTGGAATVSGVPFNSHRRGLRHVGALLDAGQVHGGRTATAHLSALARSNGISPRRVDVLLHDVGLAEAANRRIGGFSLGMKQRLGVATALLGDPPVLMFDEPVNGMDPEGVLWMRRLFQRLAAEGRTVFLSSHLMSEMENTADHLVVIGRGRLIAAESVRDFAARSTGVGVVVGTRQAAELTAVLTTAGASVEPEGSAGAERLTVTGLPADRIAALAFTNGILLNELTTRTASLEEAFMELTADSVEYQAGQPR
- a CDS encoding response regulator; the encoded protein is MTAPLRVLLADDQPLVRSGLRVIMADHPDLEVVGEAATGAEAVQLVGDLCPDVVVMDIRMPGMDGIEATRLITAGPATARVLVLTTFDEDDHVYGALRAGASGFMVKDMALDDILAAIRVVAAGDALIAPGVTRRLIAEFAGRPAAAPARSPRRIEGITEREREVLTLVGRGRSNTEIAEDLFITVATAKSHVSRLLTKLGARDRVQLVITAYETGLVTPSG